From Afipia carboxidovorans OM5, one genomic window encodes:
- the thrC gene encoding threonine synthase, translated as MTTYLSTRGEAPRLGFWDVMLTGLARDGGLYVPEVWPTLSHETISGFAGRPYWQVATDVIRPFVAGEISDADLGRMTNEAYATFRHPAVVPLDQSGPNQFTLELFHGPTLAFKDVAMQLLSRLMDHVLAKRGTRTTIVVATSGDTGGAAVEAFKDRANVDLFVLFPHGRISDVQRRMMTTTGAANVHALAVEGTFDDCQAIVKALFNHHAFRDQVSLSGVNSINWARIVAQTVYYFTSAVALGAPARAIDFTVPTGNFGDIFAGYVAKRMGLPIGKLRVATNVNDILARTLQNGHYEVREVEATQSPSMDIQVSSNFERLMFEASGRDAALVRGLMASLAQSGRFALPTPVLNAIRRDFEAGRADEAEVAATMRAAFREAGDLVDPHTSVALAVAERDSADSKTPNVVLSTAHPAKFPDAVEAACGTRPSLPVWLDGLMSRKEHITVMKNDPAAVEAFVLSASRVVRQEVH; from the coding sequence TTGACGACCTATCTTTCCACGAGGGGCGAGGCCCCGCGGCTCGGCTTTTGGGATGTGATGCTGACCGGGCTTGCCCGTGACGGCGGCCTCTATGTGCCGGAGGTCTGGCCGACGCTCTCGCATGAGACGATCTCCGGCTTTGCCGGTCGCCCTTATTGGCAGGTCGCAACCGATGTAATCCGTCCCTTCGTTGCGGGGGAGATTTCCGATGCGGATCTCGGCCGCATGACCAACGAAGCCTACGCGACGTTCCGCCATCCTGCGGTGGTGCCGCTCGACCAGAGCGGGCCGAACCAGTTCACGCTCGAGCTGTTTCATGGGCCGACGCTCGCGTTCAAGGACGTGGCGATGCAGCTTCTGTCGCGGCTGATGGACCATGTGCTGGCGAAGCGTGGCACGCGCACCACCATCGTGGTTGCGACCTCCGGCGACACCGGCGGTGCGGCCGTCGAGGCATTCAAGGACCGCGCGAACGTCGACCTGTTCGTGCTGTTTCCGCACGGCCGCATCTCTGACGTGCAGCGGCGGATGATGACGACGACCGGTGCTGCGAACGTTCATGCGCTCGCGGTCGAAGGCACGTTCGACGATTGCCAGGCGATCGTGAAGGCGTTGTTCAACCATCATGCGTTTCGCGATCAGGTGTCGCTGTCCGGCGTCAACTCGATCAACTGGGCGCGGATCGTTGCGCAGACCGTATATTACTTCACCTCGGCAGTGGCGCTCGGCGCACCCGCGCGCGCGATCGACTTCACGGTGCCGACCGGAAATTTCGGTGACATCTTCGCGGGCTATGTGGCAAAGCGCATGGGCCTGCCGATCGGCAAGCTGCGCGTCGCCACGAACGTGAACGACATTCTCGCGCGCACGCTGCAGAATGGCCATTACGAGGTGCGTGAAGTCGAGGCAACGCAGTCGCCGTCGATGGACATTCAGGTGTCGTCGAATTTCGAGCGGCTGATGTTCGAGGCGAGCGGGCGCGATGCGGCGCTGGTGCGCGGCCTGATGGCCTCGCTTGCGCAGTCCGGCCGCTTTGCGCTGCCGACGCCGGTGCTCAACGCCATTCGCCGCGACTTTGAAGCGGGGCGCGCCGACGAGGCGGAGGTCGCCGCGACGATGCGTGCAGCGTTTCGTGAGGCGGGCGATCTGGTCGATCCACATACCTCAGTGGCGCTTGCTGTTGCCGAGCGCGACAGCGCCGATTCGAAAACGCCGAATGTGGTGCTCTCCACCGCGCATCCGGCAAAATTCCCCGATGCGGTCGAGGCTGCCTGTGGCACCCGCCCGAGTCTCCCTGTGTGGCTCGACGGATTGATGAGCCGCAAGGAGCACATCACCGTGATGAAGAATGATCCCGCGGCAGTCGAGGCTTTCGTGCTATCGGCAAGCCGCGTCGTGAGACAAGAGGTTCACTGA